A single Klebsiella variicola DNA region contains:
- the nupC gene encoding nucleoside permease NupC, which produces MDRVLHFVLAIVVVAILALLVSHDRKKIRIRYVVQLLVIEVLLAWFFLNSDIGLGFVKGFSEMFEKLLGFANEGTNFVFGSMNDKGLAFFFLKVLCPIVFISALIGILQHIRILPIVIRAIGTVLSKINGMGKLESFNAVSSLILGQSENFIAYKDILGKMSRNRMYTMAATAMSTVSMSIVGAYMTMLQPKYVVAALVLNMFSTFIVLSLINPYRVEESEENLQMSNLHEGQSFFEMLGEYILAGFKVAIIVAAMLIGFIALISALNALFATVTGWFGYSISFQGILGYIFYPVAWVMGVPASEALQVGSIMATKLVSNEFVAMMDLQKIASTLSPRAEGIISIFLVSFANFSSIGIIAGAIKGLNEEQGNVVSRFGLKLVYGSTLVSVLSASIAALVL; this is translated from the coding sequence ATGGACCGCGTCTTGCATTTTGTCCTCGCGATCGTTGTGGTGGCTATACTGGCCCTGTTGGTCAGTCACGACCGTAAAAAGATCCGTATTCGTTATGTTGTTCAACTGCTTGTCATCGAAGTCCTGCTGGCCTGGTTCTTCCTGAACTCCGATATTGGTCTGGGTTTTGTGAAAGGCTTCTCTGAGATGTTTGAAAAGCTTCTCGGGTTTGCCAACGAAGGGACAAACTTCGTGTTCGGCAGCATGAACGATAAAGGTCTGGCCTTCTTCTTCCTTAAGGTTCTGTGCCCTATCGTCTTCATTTCCGCGTTGATCGGTATTTTGCAGCATATTCGTATTCTGCCGATTGTCATCCGTGCCATCGGTACCGTTCTGTCGAAAATCAACGGCATGGGCAAGCTGGAATCCTTCAACGCCGTGAGCTCGCTGATCCTCGGTCAGTCGGAAAACTTTATCGCCTATAAAGATATTCTCGGCAAAATGTCGCGCAACCGCATGTACACCATGGCGGCGACGGCGATGTCCACCGTGTCGATGTCGATCGTAGGCGCGTACATGACCATGCTGCAGCCGAAGTATGTCGTCGCGGCGCTGGTGCTCAACATGTTCAGCACCTTTATCGTTCTGTCATTGATTAACCCGTACCGCGTGGAAGAGAGCGAAGAAAATCTGCAGATGTCGAATCTGCACGAAGGCCAGAGCTTCTTCGAAATGCTGGGCGAGTACATTCTGGCGGGCTTTAAAGTCGCGATTATCGTGGCGGCGATGCTGATCGGCTTCATCGCGCTGATCTCGGCCCTGAACGCCCTGTTCGCCACCGTGACCGGCTGGTTCGGCTACAGCATCTCCTTCCAGGGGATCCTCGGCTATATCTTCTACCCGGTTGCCTGGGTGATGGGTGTGCCGGCAAGCGAAGCGCTGCAGGTGGGCAGTATTATGGCCACCAAGCTGGTCTCCAACGAATTCGTCGCCATGATGGATCTGCAGAAAATCGCCTCGACGCTCTCTCCGCGTGCGGAAGGCATTATCTCTATCTTCCTGGTCTCCTTCGCCAACTTCTCATCTATCGGCATCATCGCCGGGGCGATCAAAGGCTTGAACGAAGAACAGGGTAACGTGGTTTCTCGCTTCGGTCTGAAGCTGGTCTACGGCTCCACGCTGGTTAGCGTGCTGTCCGCTTCGATTGCGGCACTGGTTCTGTAA
- a CDS encoding Nramp family divalent metal transporter has translation MTSSRVENSSSRAARKVKLALMGPAFVAAIGYIDPGNFATNIQAGASFGYQLLWVVVWANLMAMLIQVLSAKLGIATGKNLAEQIRDHYPRPVVWFYWVQAEIIAMATDLAEFIGAAIGFKLVLGVSLLQGAVLTGVATFLILMLQRRGQKPLEKVIGGLLLFVAVAYVVELIFSQPALAPLTKGLVIPTLPNGEAVFLAAGVLGATIMPHVIYLHSSLTQHLHGGTRKERYNATRWDVAIAMTIAGFVNLAMMATAAAAFHFNGHTGVADLDQAYRTLEPLLSHAAATIFGLSLVAAGLSSTVVGTLAGQVVMQGFIRFHIPLWFRRAVTMLPSFVVILLGLDPTRILVMSQVLLSFGIALALVPLLIFTSNAQLMGDLVNTRWVRVTGWVIVAIVVSLNGWLIVGSLLGVA, from the coding sequence ATGACTAGCAGTCGCGTTGAGAATAGCAGTAGTCGCGCCGCGCGCAAGGTGAAGCTCGCCCTCATGGGGCCCGCTTTCGTCGCTGCCATTGGCTATATCGACCCCGGTAATTTCGCCACTAACATTCAGGCTGGCGCCAGCTTTGGCTATCAGCTGCTGTGGGTCGTGGTATGGGCCAACCTGATGGCGATGCTGATCCAGGTGCTCTCTGCCAAACTGGGCATTGCCACCGGCAAAAATCTGGCCGAGCAGATCCGTGACCATTACCCGCGCCCGGTGGTGTGGTTCTATTGGGTGCAGGCGGAAATCATTGCGATGGCCACCGACCTGGCTGAATTTATCGGCGCCGCGATTGGCTTTAAGCTGGTACTGGGCGTGTCGCTTCTGCAGGGGGCGGTGCTGACCGGGGTGGCGACCTTCCTGATCCTGATGCTGCAGCGGCGCGGGCAAAAGCCGCTGGAGAAGGTGATCGGCGGGCTGCTGTTGTTTGTCGCTGTGGCCTATGTCGTGGAGTTGATCTTTTCTCAGCCCGCGCTGGCCCCCCTGACAAAAGGGCTGGTGATCCCTACGCTGCCCAACGGCGAGGCGGTATTCTTAGCCGCCGGGGTACTGGGGGCGACCATTATGCCGCACGTTATCTACTTACATTCCTCGCTTACCCAGCATCTGCACGGCGGTACGCGGAAAGAACGCTATAACGCGACCCGCTGGGATGTGGCGATCGCCATGACCATTGCCGGGTTTGTCAACCTGGCGATGATGGCGACCGCCGCGGCGGCATTCCATTTCAACGGCCATACCGGCGTCGCCGATCTCGATCAGGCTTACAGAACGCTGGAGCCACTGCTGAGCCACGCGGCGGCGACCATCTTTGGTCTGAGCCTGGTCGCTGCAGGTTTATCATCGACGGTAGTGGGTACCCTGGCAGGGCAGGTCGTCATGCAGGGGTTTATCCGCTTTCATATTCCGCTGTGGTTTCGCCGGGCGGTCACCATGCTGCCGTCGTTTGTGGTGATCCTGCTGGGGCTGGATCCTACGCGTATCCTGGTGATGAGTCAGGTGCTGCTGAGCTTTGGTATTGCGCTTGCTCTGGTGCCGCTGCTGATATTTACCAGCAATGCGCAACTGATGGGCGACCTGGTGAATACCCGCTGGGTGAGAGTCACTGGCTGGGTGATTGTCGCCATTGTGGTGAGTCTGAACGGCTGGTTAATTGTGGGATCGCTGCTCGGCGTGGCGTAG
- a CDS encoding DUF2502 domain-containing protein, translated as MFRSLILAAVLLAAAPLVANAGEITLLPSVKLQIGDRDNYGNYWDGGGWRDRDYWRRHYEWRDNRWHRHDNGWHRGWDKGKNKAWERGYRAGWSDRDDHRGGWGRGPGGRGHGHGHH; from the coding sequence ATGTTCAGGTCACTGATTCTGGCAGCAGTACTGCTGGCCGCAGCGCCACTAGTCGCTAACGCTGGTGAAATCACCCTGCTGCCATCGGTAAAATTACAAATAGGCGATCGTGACAATTACGGTAACTACTGGGACGGTGGCGGCTGGCGCGACCGTGATTACTGGCGTCGTCACTATGAATGGCGTGATAACCGTTGGCATCGACATGACAACGGCTGGCACCGCGGCTGGGACAAGGGTAAAAATAAAGCCTGGGAGCGCGGCTATCGTGCTGGCTGGAGCGACCGCGACGACCACCGCGGCGGCTGGGGACGAGGCCCGGGCGGACGTGGCCATGGCCATGGTCATCACTAA
- the mgrA gene encoding L-glyceraldehyde 3-phosphate reductase gives MVYQASTTRYQTMEYRRCGRSGLQLPAISLGLWHNFGDETRVEISRQMLLHAFDLGITHFDLANNYGPPPGSAESNFGRILKEALQPYRDELIISTKAGYTMWDGPYGDWGSRKYLVASLNQSLQRMGLEYVDIFYHHRPDPQTPLMETMRALDHLVRQGKALYVGISNYPLAQAQEAVKILNDLGTPCVIHQPRYSMFERSAEEGLLDFLQTEGVGSIAFSPLAGGQLTDRYLNGIPADSRAASSSRFLQPEQLTAARLEKIRQLNTIAEERGQKLSQMALAWVLREEKVTSVLIGASKTTQLDDAVGMLQNRHFSTEECAAIDAILAL, from the coding sequence ATGGTTTACCAGGCAAGCACCACGCGATATCAAACGATGGAATATCGTCGCTGCGGTCGCAGCGGCCTTCAGCTCCCGGCGATTTCTCTCGGCCTGTGGCACAACTTTGGCGACGAAACGCGCGTGGAGATCAGCCGGCAGATGCTCCTGCACGCGTTTGACCTTGGCATAACTCATTTCGACCTCGCCAACAACTATGGGCCGCCGCCGGGTTCAGCAGAGAGCAATTTTGGCCGCATTCTGAAAGAGGCGCTCCAGCCCTATCGCGATGAGTTGATCATCTCCACCAAAGCGGGCTACACCATGTGGGACGGCCCGTACGGCGACTGGGGCTCACGCAAATATCTGGTGGCCAGTCTTAACCAGAGCCTGCAGCGCATGGGGCTGGAGTATGTCGATATTTTTTATCATCACCGCCCGGACCCGCAGACCCCACTGATGGAAACAATGCGTGCGCTCGATCATCTTGTCCGTCAGGGTAAAGCGCTGTACGTCGGGATCTCCAACTATCCGCTGGCCCAGGCGCAGGAGGCGGTGAAGATCCTTAACGACCTCGGTACGCCCTGCGTCATTCACCAGCCCCGCTATTCGATGTTCGAACGCAGTGCGGAAGAGGGGCTGCTGGATTTTCTGCAGACGGAAGGGGTGGGAAGTATAGCGTTTTCACCGCTGGCGGGCGGACAGCTTACCGATCGCTATCTGAACGGTATCCCGGCCGACTCTCGCGCCGCCAGCAGCAGTCGTTTTCTGCAGCCGGAGCAACTGACCGCCGCGCGATTAGAAAAAATTCGTCAGCTAAATACGATAGCGGAAGAGCGCGGGCAGAAGCTGTCGCAGATGGCGCTGGCCTGGGTTCTGCGCGAGGAGAAAGTGACCTCCGTGCTGATCGGCGCCAGCAAAACCACGCAGCTGGATGATGCCGTCGGCATGCTGCAGAATCGCCATTTCAGCACCGAAGAGTGCGCGGCCATCGACGCCATCCTTGCGCTGTAA
- a CDS encoding alpha-keto acid decarboxylase family protein, producing MQPTYTIGDYLLDRLVDCGIDRLFGVPGDYNLQFLDRVIAHSALGWVGCANELNAAYAADGYARIKGAGALLTTYGVGELSALNGIAGSYAEHIPVLHIVGAPSTGAQQRGELLHHTLGDGDFRHFARMSEQITCSQALLTAGNACHEIDRVLRDMLTHHRPGYLMLPADVARAAAIAPAQRLLVEPAPADENQLAGFREHASRLLRGSRRISLLADFLAQRYGLQNTLREWVAKTPIAHATMLMGKGLFDEQLSGFVGTYSGIASAPQTREAIENADTIICIGTRFTDTITAGFTQHLAREKTIEIQPFAVRVGDHWFSGVPMDQALAALMTLSAPLAAEWAAPQVVAPEVEEEGEGELTQKNFWSTVQDALRPGDIILADQGTAAFGIAALKLPSEASLIVQPLWGSIGFTLPAAYGAQTAAAERRVVLIVGDGAAQLTIQEMGSMLRDKQKPLILLLNNEGYTVERAIHGPEQRYNDIALWDWQRLPEAFAPDVVSRCWRVTHTAELREAMAESITSDTLTLVEVMLPKMDIPDFLRAVTQALEERNSRV from the coding sequence ATGCAACCGACCTACACTATTGGGGATTATCTGCTGGATCGCCTCGTTGACTGCGGTATTGACCGCTTGTTCGGCGTACCAGGGGATTACAACTTACAGTTTCTCGATCGCGTCATCGCGCACAGCGCATTAGGCTGGGTCGGCTGCGCCAACGAGCTGAATGCGGCCTATGCCGCTGACGGATATGCGCGCATCAAAGGGGCCGGTGCGCTGCTGACCACCTACGGCGTCGGCGAACTGAGCGCGCTGAACGGCATTGCGGGTAGCTATGCGGAACATATTCCGGTATTGCATATCGTCGGCGCGCCCTCTACCGGCGCTCAGCAGCGTGGCGAACTGCTGCACCATACCCTCGGCGATGGCGATTTTCGCCATTTCGCCCGCATGAGCGAGCAGATCACCTGCAGCCAGGCGCTGCTGACCGCCGGCAACGCCTGCCATGAGATCGACCGTGTCCTGCGCGATATGCTGACGCATCATCGGCCCGGCTATCTGATGCTGCCGGCCGATGTCGCCAGAGCAGCAGCGATTGCCCCAGCCCAGCGCTTACTGGTGGAGCCCGCTCCGGCGGATGAAAACCAGCTCGCCGGGTTCCGCGAACATGCCAGCCGCCTGCTGCGGGGCAGCCGACGCATTTCTCTGCTGGCGGATTTCCTGGCGCAACGCTATGGTCTGCAGAACACGCTCCGGGAGTGGGTGGCGAAAACCCCCATCGCTCACGCCACCATGCTAATGGGCAAGGGGTTGTTCGATGAGCAGCTGAGCGGGTTTGTCGGGACCTATAGCGGGATCGCCAGCGCCCCGCAGACCCGGGAGGCGATTGAAAACGCCGACACCATCATCTGCATTGGTACGCGCTTCACCGACACTATCACCGCGGGATTCACCCAGCATCTGGCGCGGGAGAAGACCATTGAGATCCAGCCCTTCGCCGTCAGGGTGGGCGACCACTGGTTCAGCGGCGTGCCGATGGATCAAGCTCTGGCTGCATTAATGACGCTTTCCGCCCCGCTGGCGGCGGAGTGGGCGGCGCCTCAGGTCGTGGCGCCGGAAGTGGAAGAGGAGGGCGAAGGCGAGTTAACCCAGAAGAATTTCTGGTCGACAGTGCAGGATGCGCTGCGCCCCGGCGATATTATCCTCGCCGATCAGGGGACGGCGGCGTTTGGCATCGCGGCGCTTAAGCTCCCCTCTGAGGCATCGCTGATCGTCCAGCCGCTGTGGGGATCGATTGGTTTTACCCTCCCGGCGGCCTATGGCGCGCAAACCGCGGCGGCAGAGCGGCGGGTGGTGCTGATTGTCGGCGATGGCGCTGCCCAACTCACGATTCAGGAGATGGGCTCTATGCTTCGCGATAAGCAAAAACCGCTTATTCTGTTGCTGAATAACGAAGGGTATACCGTGGAGCGGGCGATTCATGGCCCTGAGCAGCGCTACAATGACATCGCCCTGTGGGACTGGCAGCGGCTGCCGGAAGCTTTCGCCCCGGACGTTGTTTCTCGCTGCTGGCGGGTCACGCACACGGCTGAGCTACGGGAAGCGATGGCGGAAAGCATCACCTCCGATACCCTTACCCTGGTCGAAGTGATGCTACCGAAAATGGATATCCCCGATTTCCTGCGTGCGGTGACGCAGGCGCTGGAGGAACGAAACAGCCGCGTTTAG
- a CDS encoding ion channel protein, with the protein MLHPRARTMLILSVPAILIGIACSLILIGAMKVAALLQRVLWSNLPTQLGISADSPLWIIAMLTATGIAVGLVVRYSPGHAGPDPATESLIGAPIATGALPGLLAALILGLAGGVSLGPEHPIMVVNIALAVAVGSRLFPRVSSLDWTILAASGTIGALFGTPVAAALIFSQTLNSSNESPLWDRLFAPLLAAAAGALTTGLFFHPHFTLPIPHYGQMHFVDIISGMIVALIAIAVGMVAVWCLPRLHALMHRLRHPILTLGIGGLLLGILGTIGGPLTLFKGLDEMQQLAFSQTLTAADFLLIALVKLAALVLASASGFRGGRIFPAVFVGVALGLMLHAHVDAVPAAITVSCAILGMVLVVTRDGWLSLFMAAVVVPDTTLLPLLCIVMLPAWLLLAGRPLMIAKRHTD; encoded by the coding sequence ATGCTCCATCCTCGCGCCAGAACAATGCTGATCCTGTCGGTGCCGGCCATCCTGATAGGTATCGCCTGCAGTCTGATCCTGATCGGCGCGATGAAGGTTGCCGCGCTGCTACAGCGCGTGCTGTGGAGCAATCTGCCCACCCAGTTGGGGATCAGCGCTGACAGCCCGCTATGGATTATCGCCATGCTCACGGCGACAGGGATCGCCGTGGGCCTGGTCGTCCGCTACAGCCCGGGACACGCCGGGCCGGATCCGGCGACCGAATCGCTCATTGGCGCCCCCATTGCCACCGGCGCGCTGCCCGGGCTGCTGGCCGCGCTGATCCTCGGCCTTGCCGGCGGCGTCAGTCTCGGCCCGGAGCATCCGATTATGGTGGTGAATATTGCGCTGGCCGTCGCCGTCGGTTCACGGCTGTTTCCGCGCGTCAGCTCGCTGGACTGGACCATCCTCGCGGCCTCAGGCACCATCGGCGCCCTCTTCGGCACCCCGGTGGCCGCCGCGCTGATTTTTTCGCAAACCCTCAACAGCAGCAACGAGTCGCCGCTGTGGGATCGTCTTTTTGCGCCGCTGCTTGCCGCCGCCGCGGGCGCGCTGACGACCGGGCTGTTTTTCCACCCACATTTCACGCTGCCGATCCCCCATTATGGCCAGATGCACTTCGTCGATATCATCAGCGGCATGATCGTCGCTCTGATTGCTATCGCCGTCGGCATGGTGGCCGTCTGGTGTCTGCCGCGCCTGCACGCCCTGATGCATCGCCTGAGACATCCCATCCTGACGCTGGGCATCGGCGGGCTGCTGCTGGGGATCCTGGGGACTATTGGCGGGCCCTTAACGCTGTTTAAGGGGCTGGATGAGATGCAGCAGCTGGCTTTCAGCCAGACGCTAACCGCCGCGGATTTTCTGCTCATCGCGCTGGTCAAACTGGCTGCCCTGGTGCTCGCCTCCGCCAGCGGTTTCCGCGGTGGGCGGATTTTCCCGGCGGTCTTCGTCGGGGTGGCGCTGGGGCTGATGCTGCATGCCCACGTGGATGCCGTGCCAGCGGCGATCACCGTCTCCTGCGCGATCCTCGGCATGGTGCTGGTCGTCACCCGCGACGGCTGGCTTAGCCTGTTTATGGCCGCCGTGGTGGTCCCGGATACGACGCTGCTACCGCTGCTGTGCATTGTGATGCTCCCGGCCTGGCTGCTGCTGGCCGGGAGGCCGTTGATGATTGCCAAACGACATACCGACTAA
- the glk gene encoding glucokinase — protein MTKFALVGDVGGTNARLALCDLASGEISRAKTYSGLDYPSLEAVVRVYLEEHQVTVNEGCIAIACPITGDWVAMTNHTWAFSIAEMKRNLGFAHLEIINDFTAVSMAIPMLKAEHLIQFGGSAPVAGKPIAVYGAGTGLGVAHLVHVDKRWVSLPGEGGHVDFAPNSEEEGIILEELRAELGHVSAERVLSGPGLVNLYRAIVKSDGRLPENLQPREVTERALADSCTDCRRALSLFCVIMGRFGGNLALTLGTFGGVYIAGGIVPRFLEFFKASGFRGGFEDKGRFKAYVQDIPVYLIVHENPGLLGSGAHLRQTLGQVL, from the coding sequence ATGACAAAATTTGCTTTAGTAGGAGATGTCGGGGGGACCAACGCCCGCCTGGCGCTATGTGATCTGGCGAGCGGAGAGATCTCTCGTGCTAAGACCTATTCCGGGCTCGATTATCCCAGTCTGGAGGCGGTGGTGCGCGTCTATCTGGAGGAGCACCAGGTGACCGTCAACGAAGGCTGTATCGCCATTGCCTGCCCGATCACCGGCGACTGGGTAGCGATGACCAACCATACCTGGGCCTTCTCCATCGCTGAAATGAAGCGCAACCTTGGCTTTGCCCATCTGGAGATAATTAACGATTTTACCGCCGTTTCCATGGCCATCCCGATGCTGAAAGCCGAGCACCTCATTCAGTTTGGCGGCAGCGCTCCGGTAGCGGGCAAACCGATCGCCGTTTATGGCGCCGGAACCGGGCTTGGCGTGGCGCATCTGGTGCACGTTGACAAGCGCTGGGTCAGCCTGCCGGGCGAAGGCGGTCATGTCGATTTTGCGCCGAACAGCGAAGAAGAGGGGATTATTCTGGAAGAGCTGCGCGCCGAGCTGGGGCATGTTTCCGCAGAACGCGTGCTCTCGGGTCCCGGACTGGTCAATTTGTACCGCGCGATTGTGAAGTCTGATGGCCGCCTGCCGGAAAACCTGCAGCCACGCGAGGTCACCGAGCGAGCGCTGGCGGACAGTTGTACCGACTGTCGCCGGGCGCTATCGCTGTTCTGCGTCATTATGGGCCGCTTCGGCGGAAACCTGGCGCTGACTCTCGGGACCTTTGGCGGCGTGTATATCGCCGGGGGCATCGTACCGCGCTTCCTGGAGTTCTTTAAAGCCTCCGGCTTCCGCGGCGGTTTTGAAGACAAAGGCCGTTTCAAAGCTTATGTTCAGGATATTCCGGTTTACCTGATCGTGCATGAAAACCCGGGCCTGCTGGGCTCTGGCGCGCATCTGCGTCAGACGCTGGGCCAGGTGTTATAA
- a CDS encoding LytR/AlgR family response regulator transcription factor encodes MKVIIVEDEFLAQQELSWLINTHSQMEIVGSFDDGLDVLKFLQHNKVDAIFLDINIPSLDGVLLAQNISQFAHKPFIVFITAWKEHAVEAFELEAFDYILKPYQESRIINMLQKLTAAWQQQNNVAAGATSAAPRENDTINLIKDERIIVTSIHDIYYAEAHEKMTFVYTRRESFVMPMNITEFCSKLPTAHFFRCHRSYCVNLSKIREIEPWFNNTYVLRLRDLEFQVPVSRSKVKEFRQLMNL; translated from the coding sequence ATGAAAGTTATTATTGTGGAAGATGAGTTTCTGGCTCAGCAGGAGCTCTCCTGGCTTATCAACACCCACAGCCAGATGGAGATCGTCGGCAGCTTTGACGATGGCCTGGACGTACTGAAGTTTCTCCAGCACAACAAGGTCGATGCCATTTTTCTCGATATCAATATTCCGTCGCTGGACGGGGTTTTGCTGGCGCAAAACATCAGCCAGTTTGCCCATAAGCCTTTTATCGTTTTTATCACCGCGTGGAAAGAGCACGCCGTGGAAGCCTTTGAGCTGGAGGCGTTTGACTACATCCTGAAGCCCTACCAGGAGTCACGCATCATCAATATGCTACAAAAGCTAACCGCCGCCTGGCAGCAGCAAAATAACGTCGCTGCGGGAGCGACCAGCGCGGCGCCACGAGAAAACGACACCATCAATCTGATAAAAGATGAACGAATAATCGTCACCAGCATTCATGATATTTATTATGCCGAGGCGCATGAAAAGATGACGTTCGTCTATACCCGCCGGGAGTCATTCGTCATGCCGATGAACATCACCGAATTCTGCAGCAAACTGCCCACCGCACATTTCTTTCGCTGCCACCGCTCGTACTGCGTGAATCTCAGCAAGATCCGCGAAATTGAGCCGTGGTTTAACAATACCTATGTGCTGCGCCTGCGCGACCTTGAATTTCAGGTGCCGGTGAGCCGCAGTAAAGTGAAAGAGTTTCGCCAGCTGATGAATCTGTAG
- a CDS encoding sensor histidine kinase, translated as MHEIFTMMLAVYDRAALMLICLFFLIRLRLFRELLHKSAHTPKELLAVTAIFSLFALFSTWSGVPVEGSLVNVRIIAVMSGGILFGPWVGAIVGVIAGVHRYLIDIDGVTAVPCFITSIVAGLLSGLINRKVARDQRWKIGILAGMVCETLTMILVVVWAPSLSLGLDIVSKIGIPMILGSVCIGFIVLLVQSVEGEKEASAARQAKLALDIANKTLPLFRHVNSDSLRQVCEIIRRDITADAVAITNTEHVLAYVGVGEANYQHHDDVISPTTRQAIRYGKIIIKNNDEAHRTPEIHSLMVIPLWEKGVVTGTLKIYYCHAHRITSTLQEMAIGLSQIISTQLEVSRAEQLREMANKAELRALQSKINPHFLFNALNAISSSIRLNPDTARQLIFNLSRYLRYNIELKDDEQIDIKRELYQIKDYIAIEQARFGDKLTVIYDIDDDVSCVIPSLLIQPLVENAIVHGIQPCKGKGVVTIGINECGNRVRISVRDTGNGIDPAVVARVEADEMPGNKIGLLNVHHRVKLLYGEGLHIRTLTPGTEIAFYVPNQHTPQALTESLLS; from the coding sequence ATGCACGAAATTTTTACGATGATGCTGGCGGTCTATGATCGTGCGGCCCTGATGCTTATTTGCCTGTTTTTCCTCATTCGCCTGCGCCTGTTCCGCGAACTGTTGCACAAGTCGGCCCATACGCCGAAAGAGCTGCTGGCCGTGACCGCCATTTTCTCGCTGTTTGCCCTGTTCAGCACCTGGTCCGGCGTCCCGGTGGAAGGTTCGCTGGTGAATGTGCGCATTATCGCCGTCATGTCCGGCGGGATTCTGTTTGGTCCGTGGGTAGGGGCAATTGTCGGGGTGATTGCCGGCGTACACCGCTACCTGATTGATATCGATGGCGTCACCGCCGTGCCCTGCTTTATCACCAGCATTGTCGCAGGCCTGCTGTCAGGATTGATTAACCGTAAAGTGGCCCGCGATCAACGGTGGAAAATCGGCATTCTGGCCGGCATGGTGTGTGAGACCCTGACCATGATCCTGGTGGTGGTCTGGGCGCCTTCCCTGAGCCTCGGCCTGGATATCGTCTCTAAAATTGGTATCCCGATGATCCTCGGCAGCGTCTGCATCGGTTTTATCGTGCTGCTGGTGCAGAGCGTGGAAGGGGAAAAGGAGGCCAGCGCGGCGCGGCAGGCAAAACTGGCGCTCGATATCGCTAACAAAACCCTGCCGCTGTTTCGTCACGTTAACAGCGATTCTCTGCGCCAGGTATGCGAGATTATCCGCCGCGACATTACCGCTGACGCGGTGGCGATCACTAATACCGAACATGTACTGGCCTACGTGGGCGTGGGGGAGGCCAACTATCAACACCACGACGATGTCATCAGCCCTACCACCCGACAAGCGATTCGTTATGGAAAAATCATTATAAAAAACAATGATGAAGCCCACCGCACGCCGGAGATCCACTCCTTGATGGTGATCCCGCTGTGGGAAAAAGGGGTGGTGACCGGCACGCTAAAAATCTATTACTGCCACGCCCATCGCATCACTTCGACGCTGCAGGAGATGGCGATTGGCCTGTCGCAAATAATCTCCACCCAGCTGGAAGTCTCCCGCGCCGAACAGCTGCGCGAGATGGCCAACAAAGCGGAGCTGCGCGCCCTGCAAAGCAAAATTAACCCGCATTTTTTATTCAATGCCCTGAACGCGATCTCCTCCTCGATTCGCCTTAATCCAGACACCGCGCGCCAGCTCATTTTTAATCTGTCACGCTACCTGCGCTATAACATCGAATTAAAAGACGATGAGCAGATTGATATCAAACGAGAGCTGTATCAGATCAAAGATTATATCGCCATTGAACAGGCGCGATTCGGCGACAAGCTGACGGTCATCTATGATATTGACGACGACGTCAGCTGCGTGATCCCGAGCCTGCTTATCCAGCCGCTGGTGGAAAATGCCATCGTTCATGGTATCCAGCCCTGTAAAGGCAAGGGGGTGGTGACGATCGGCATTAACGAGTGCGGCAATCGGGTTCGCATCAGCGTTCGCGACACCGGCAACGGCATCGATCCCGCCGTGGTCGCTCGCGTGGAAGCCGACGAAATGCCGGGAAATAAAATCGGCCTGCTTAACGTTCATCACCGGGTGAAGCTCCTCTACGGCGAGGGGTTGCATATCCGCACCCTGACGCCAGGAACAGAAATCGCCTTTTATGTCCCCAATCAACACACGCCGCAGGCGCTGACGGAGTCTCTGTTGTCATGA